In one window of Microtus pennsylvanicus isolate mMicPen1 chromosome 2, mMicPen1.hap1, whole genome shotgun sequence DNA:
- the LOC142843615 gene encoding uncharacterized protein LOC142843615, with the protein MEEFVLMKQQLQENKELICTLRTELRQKEEEQAAQLDEKSAVMEEFVLMKQQLQENKELICTLRTELRQKQEEQAAQLHEKSATMDEFVLMKQQLQENKELISILLTELRRKQEEQAAQLQEKSAAMEECVLMKQQLQENKELISILLTELRRKQEEQAAQKSTAMEEIVLMKQQLQEKEEVVSTLQTELRQKQEEQAAQVG; encoded by the exons ATGGAGGAGTTTGtattgatgaagcagcagcttcaagaaaataaagaactcattTGCACTTTGcggactgagctcaggcagaaagaggaagagcaagctgcacag tTGGATGAGAAATCAGCTGTAATGGAGGAgtttgtcttgatgaagcagcagcttcaagaaaataaagaactcattTGCACTTTGcggactgagctcaggcagaaacaggaagagcaagctgcacag ttGCATGAGAAATCGGCTACGATGGATGAgtttgtcttgatgaagcagcagcttcaagaaaataaagaactcattagtattttgctgactgagctcaggaggaaacaggaagagcaagctgcgcAG ttGCAGGAGAAATCGGCTGCGATGGAGGAGtgtgtcttgatgaagcagcagcttcaagaaaataaagaactcattagtattttgctgactgagctcaggaggaaacaggaagagcaagctgcgcAG aaatcgactgcgatggaggagattgtcttgatgaagcagcagcttcaagaaaaggaagaagtcgttagtactttgcagactgagctcaggcagaaacaggaagagcaagctgcacaggtaggatga